A single window of Paenibacillus sp. SYP-B4298 DNA harbors:
- a CDS encoding glutamate synthase subunit beta, whose translation MSTPTGFMEYKRELPIDRDPAERVKDWQEFHKHMSDEQLRTQGARCMDCGTPYCHTGMELAGGTSGCPVNNLIPEWNNLIYRGLWKEALDRLHKTNNFPEFTGRVCPAPCEGSCTVGLIGDAVTIKTIEHAIIEKGFEEGWVVPQPPKMRTGKRVAVVGSGPAGLACAAQLNKAGHQVTVFERADRIGGLLVYGIPTMKLEKHVVQRRVDIMEAEGIDFVTNTEIGKDVAAEQLVSDYDAVVLCGGATKAREVQIEGRELSGIYPAMEFLNGTIKSYLDSNLEDGNYISAKDKHVIVIGGGDTGSDCVATALRHGCKSVTQFGTHAKAPLERDMAKNPWPQFPNVYTLDYAHEEAKALFGSDPRAFSVLTKKFVGDNNGNVTELHTVQIERSVDETGRKIYKDIPGTEQVWQADLVLIAVGFEGPERTLIDQLGLEQDRWSNVRARYGKYVTNVDKVFAAGDMRRGQSLVVWAINEGREAAREVDKYLMGSTVLP comes from the coding sequence ATGTCTACACCTACTGGATTTATGGAATATAAACGCGAGCTGCCAATTGACCGCGACCCGGCGGAGCGCGTTAAGGACTGGCAAGAATTTCACAAGCATATGTCGGATGAGCAGCTACGTACTCAGGGTGCCCGTTGTATGGACTGTGGGACACCTTACTGTCATACAGGTATGGAGCTTGCCGGAGGCACATCCGGCTGTCCGGTGAACAACCTGATCCCCGAATGGAATAATCTGATCTACCGCGGATTGTGGAAGGAAGCGCTGGATCGTCTGCATAAGACGAATAACTTCCCTGAATTTACCGGTCGTGTCTGTCCGGCACCATGTGAGGGCTCCTGTACAGTAGGACTGATCGGCGATGCGGTTACGATCAAGACGATAGAGCATGCGATCATCGAGAAGGGCTTTGAAGAGGGCTGGGTGGTTCCTCAGCCGCCTAAGATGCGCACAGGCAAAAGAGTAGCTGTCGTTGGCTCTGGCCCCGCTGGTCTGGCATGTGCGGCGCAGTTGAACAAGGCTGGTCATCAAGTGACCGTATTCGAGCGGGCGGATCGTATCGGCGGACTGTTGGTGTACGGCATCCCTACGATGAAGCTGGAGAAGCATGTTGTTCAGCGCCGCGTTGACATCATGGAGGCGGAAGGCATTGACTTCGTGACCAATACCGAGATTGGCAAGGATGTGGCAGCCGAGCAGTTGGTGAGCGACTATGATGCTGTTGTGCTGTGCGGCGGAGCGACCAAAGCTCGCGAGGTGCAGATTGAAGGCCGCGAGCTGTCTGGCATCTATCCGGCGATGGAATTTTTGAACGGAACGATCAAGAGCTATCTGGACTCCAATCTGGAGGATGGCAATTATATCTCTGCGAAGGATAAGCATGTCATCGTCATTGGCGGCGGCGACACCGGCTCGGATTGCGTAGCGACTGCGCTGCGTCATGGCTGCAAATCGGTTACTCAGTTCGGTACACATGCGAAGGCGCCGCTGGAGCGCGATATGGCGAAGAACCCGTGGCCGCAGTTCCCGAACGTATACACGCTCGACTATGCGCATGAGGAAGCGAAGGCGCTCTTTGGTTCTGATCCGCGTGCATTCTCTGTCTTGACCAAGAAATTTGTCGGTGATAATAATGGCAATGTCACGGAATTGCACACCGTGCAGATCGAGCGCTCTGTGGATGAGACGGGACGGAAAATCTACAAGGACATTCCGGGTACGGAGCAAGTATGGCAGGCGGATCTTGTATTGATTGCTGTCGGCTTTGAAGGTCCAGAGCGGACATTGATCGATCAGTTGGGCCTGGAGCAGGATCGCTGGTCGAACGTTAGAGCAAGATATGGCAAATATGTTACGAACGTAGATAAAGTATTTGCAGCCGGCGATATGCGCCGCGGCCAAAGTCTCGTCGTATGGGCGATCAACGAAGGCCGTGAGGCTGCGCGCGAGGTTGACAAATACTTGATGGGTTCGACTGTGCTGCCATAA
- a CDS encoding SDR family NAD(P)-dependent oxidoreductase translates to MDRMQAFFSYSLADLDDFALASHDWSPLHADESYAHRTPYGERIAYGVMEQLTALSALPDRPGYTLSSMTSEFIHPLFPDVEYEVQMLRHNSEESQFRIVWGSQVLVRGTAVFRPGEPLEPKRASAVPPDVERTGREFGAADLHAGMRAGGTYWPVPSALEKWMRRLNLRSKGVGAVQVAALMWQTYTAGMVLPGRHSLCSKLSIQFADSAHVEEAALEYETEVIGYDSRFDRMRASAVLCAQGIQIAESQLYVFVREPAQEITVERMEQALPRSRTLAGKVAVVAGASRGAGAAIALGLALQGATVLALYRKSDEQMARLVEQVPAGAGAIRPFKGDVADRAWCEQLQEQWRVEYGALDMLVINAGLRLLPHGLHSQQWDAMENYIAASCRLAGTPLSVWLRQVADAGGCCAVMSAPCAVEAAQEYPHYTAAKAAIEGLARSAAKQCRSRLLIVRPPRMRTELSNLPLARHQSLLPERMAAALIKRMADTAIPGDYEVLEGVF, encoded by the coding sequence GTGGATAGGATGCAGGCGTTCTTCAGCTATAGCCTCGCCGACCTGGATGATTTCGCACTGGCGAGTCATGATTGGAGTCCATTGCATGCTGATGAGTCCTACGCTCACCGTACACCTTATGGAGAGCGTATCGCCTACGGTGTAATGGAGCAGTTGACTGCACTCTCTGCACTGCCAGACCGTCCTGGCTATACGTTGTCTAGTATGACGAGCGAATTCATTCACCCGCTGTTTCCAGATGTGGAGTACGAAGTGCAGATGCTCAGGCATAACTCGGAGGAGAGCCAATTCCGCATCGTATGGGGCAGTCAGGTGCTTGTTCGAGGTACAGCCGTCTTCCGTCCCGGCGAACCGTTAGAGCCGAAGCGAGCATCTGCTGTGCCGCCGGATGTGGAGCGTACAGGAAGGGAATTCGGCGCTGCCGATCTGCATGCAGGGATGAGGGCTGGCGGCACATACTGGCCCGTACCCTCAGCTCTGGAGAAGTGGATGAGGCGACTGAATTTGCGATCCAAGGGAGTAGGCGCTGTGCAGGTGGCTGCGCTGATGTGGCAGACCTATACAGCAGGGATGGTACTTCCTGGGAGGCATTCGCTGTGCAGCAAGCTTTCGATACAGTTTGCTGATAGCGCCCATGTGGAGGAGGCTGCCCTGGAATATGAGACGGAGGTTATCGGCTATGATTCGCGCTTCGACCGGATGAGGGCAAGTGCGGTACTCTGTGCGCAAGGCATACAGATCGCGGAGTCACAACTGTATGTGTTTGTGCGTGAGCCTGCACAGGAGATTACTGTTGAACGTATGGAGCAGGCGCTGCCCCGCTCCAGGACGTTGGCAGGAAAGGTGGCGGTCGTAGCCGGCGCAAGCCGTGGAGCAGGCGCGGCTATAGCGCTGGGTCTGGCATTGCAAGGCGCAACTGTGCTGGCGCTCTATCGCAAGAGCGATGAGCAGATGGCAAGGCTGGTCGAACAAGTCCCTGCTGGTGCGGGTGCGATCCGCCCGTTCAAGGGAGATGTCGCGGATCGCGCCTGGTGCGAGCAATTGCAGGAGCAATGGCGCGTAGAGTACGGGGCGCTGGACATGCTGGTGATCAATGCCGGCCTGCGTCTACTGCCTCATGGGCTGCACAGTCAGCAATGGGACGCGATGGAGAACTATATTGCCGCCAGTTGCCGACTGGCGGGTACGCCACTCTCCGTCTGGCTGAGGCAGGTCGCAGATGCTGGAGGCTGCTGCGCCGTGATGTCGGCTCCGTGCGCGGTTGAGGCTGCACAGGAATATCCGCATTATACGGCGGCCAAGGCGGCCATTGAAGGCCTGGCTCGCTCGGCAGCGAAGCAGTGCAGGTCCAGACTGCTCATCGTGCGTCCCCCGCGAATGCGGACTGAATTGAGCAATCTGCCATTGGCGCGCCACCAATCGCTTCTGCCTGAGCGGATGGCGGCTGCGCTGATCAAGCGGATGGCGGATACCGCCATCCCAGGTGATTATGAGGTGTTAGAAGGCGTCTTCTGA
- a CDS encoding acyl carrier protein — MMNCEEIVGAVVGVDAAQLNDSSGRDNMMEWDSLAHINLIAAVEETYRVTFTIEEIQHIQTIGDLKAVLKHKDVHLATKV, encoded by the coding sequence ATGATGAATTGCGAGGAAATAGTGGGTGCAGTAGTCGGTGTGGATGCTGCGCAACTGAACGATAGCTCGGGAAGAGACAATATGATGGAGTGGGACAGCCTTGCTCATATCAATCTGATTGCGGCTGTGGAGGAAACCTATCGTGTTACTTTTACCATCGAGGAAATTCAACATATTCAGACGATCGGCGATCTGAAGGCGGTTTTGAAGCACAAGGATGTTCATTTGGCAACGAAGGTATAA
- a CDS encoding HAD-IIIC family phosphatase, producing the protein MSLFQLRMQWQHLKRSEKPASMKIAYLSTFTIHPLEPYLGVALAQEGHMSDGLISPYNQIVQECLTDDSLTARFQPDVLVVWPTLDDLWTGKPRPLTVESGEGLIEEALELADATLEASRRWGAQLVFVLPAVSEQRPLGAGDASNVAGVFSVSTAVREALRRRLARKLGVLVVDSEEVIRDLGYAHSYNERMQYLARIPYTEEAFHAIGSKIARLVLMSRTAPRKLLVLDADHTLWGGVVGEDGVEGLDLADNGKGEAFKAFQSYLLEIRRSGVLLAVCSKNNEQDVWAVFEQRREMRLKKEHLAAWRINWQPKSENIRQIAEELGLGLDSIVFIDDNPMEIAEVQQSLPEVACIQMPADPATAIRIVQASGALDRLPPTIEDLGRADYYKQEQERKMAASALPVSPEAYRAGLNIAVRTFAPLAADMARLTQLVNKTNQFNLNCRRRTEAELAALVKDPSYIVLLAECSDRYGDYGTVGAMIAKLEGGKGELDTFVLSCRALGRGVEEAMLVGLLERAAEQGVMRLKAIVEEHPRNEPARAFFATMGCPVAGEAGVIEGVCWPAYIARMTEVMVS; encoded by the coding sequence GTGAGTCTGTTTCAATTGCGAATGCAATGGCAGCATTTGAAGCGGTCGGAGAAGCCGGCCAGCATGAAGATTGCGTACTTGTCTACGTTCACCATTCATCCGCTAGAGCCGTATCTCGGCGTCGCTTTGGCGCAGGAAGGCCACATGAGCGACGGATTGATCAGCCCGTACAACCAGATTGTGCAGGAATGCTTGACAGATGATAGCCTCACCGCCCGTTTCCAGCCGGACGTACTCGTGGTGTGGCCTACCCTGGATGATCTGTGGACCGGCAAGCCTCGTCCGTTGACCGTCGAATCCGGAGAAGGCTTGATCGAGGAAGCGCTGGAGCTGGCCGATGCGACACTGGAGGCTTCCAGAAGATGGGGAGCGCAGTTGGTCTTCGTCCTCCCGGCAGTGTCGGAGCAGCGCCCGCTAGGCGCTGGAGATGCGAGCAATGTTGCCGGCGTGTTCTCCGTATCTACAGCAGTCAGGGAAGCGCTAAGAAGGCGCCTTGCCAGAAAGCTTGGTGTCCTAGTGGTCGACTCGGAGGAAGTGATTCGTGATCTGGGCTATGCGCATTCCTATAATGAAAGGATGCAATATCTGGCACGGATTCCCTATACGGAGGAGGCCTTTCATGCTATCGGCAGCAAGATCGCTCGGCTGGTCCTGATGAGCCGCACCGCTCCCCGCAAGCTGCTGGTGCTCGATGCTGACCATACGCTCTGGGGCGGTGTCGTTGGAGAGGATGGCGTAGAAGGTCTGGATCTGGCAGACAATGGGAAGGGTGAAGCCTTCAAAGCTTTCCAGTCCTATCTGCTGGAGATACGCCGTTCCGGGGTTTTGCTGGCGGTCTGCTCCAAAAATAACGAGCAGGATGTATGGGCTGTGTTTGAACAGCGACGTGAGATGCGGTTGAAAAAAGAGCATCTCGCGGCCTGGCGCATCAACTGGCAACCGAAATCAGAGAATATCCGGCAGATCGCTGAGGAGCTTGGCCTAGGACTCGATAGCATCGTCTTCATCGACGACAACCCGATGGAGATTGCCGAGGTGCAGCAATCGCTGCCGGAAGTGGCCTGCATTCAGATGCCTGCCGACCCGGCGACAGCTATTCGCATCGTGCAAGCGTCAGGTGCGCTGGATCGCTTGCCGCCAACCATAGAGGATCTCGGCCGAGCCGACTATTACAAGCAAGAGCAGGAGCGCAAGATGGCTGCGTCTGCACTTCCTGTATCGCCGGAGGCGTATCGGGCGGGGCTGAATATTGCGGTACGAACGTTCGCCCCGCTAGCGGCCGATATGGCCAGACTAACCCAACTGGTAAACAAAACCAATCAATTCAATCTCAATTGCAGGAGAAGAACTGAGGCCGAGCTGGCTGCTCTGGTCAAAGACCCAAGCTATATCGTCTTGCTCGCAGAATGCAGCGATCGTTATGGAGATTATGGAACAGTGGGCGCTATGATCGCCAAGTTGGAGGGCGGCAAGGGCGAGCTGGATACCTTTGTACTGAGCTGCAGAGCATTGGGACGTGGCGTGGAGGAGGCCATGCTCGTCGGATTGCTGGAGCGCGCTGCGGAGCAAGGTGTTATGCGTCTGAAGGCCATCGTAGAGGAGCATCCGCGGAATGAACCGGCAAGAGCTTTCTTTGCAACAATGGGCTGTCCAGTAGCAGGCGAAGCGGGCGTTATTGAAGGAGTGTGCTGGCCTGCCTATATTGCCCGCATGACTGAAGTGATGGTATCTTGA